In the genome of Streptomyces sp. SLBN-118, the window CGATGGAGGTCGTCGGCTGGGAGCCGCCAGCAGGCGGGAGGCCGGGACGCTGCCGTCTGGAGAAGCGCGGCTCCGTCATCACGGGCTGGGCCGAGATCGAGGTGCTTCCGCAGGGCCCCGGCGCCGTGGTGGTCTGGGTGGAGCAGCTTCATATCCGTTTTCTGCCCAGGCTGCTGGATCCGCTGGTCGCCCGGGCGGGGCGGCTGGTGTTCGGCCGCGCCCTGGACGGACTCCTGCTGGGATCCTCGTCTCA includes:
- a CDS encoding SRPBCC family protein, which codes for MGEFRLTRAVALPADEAWSRVTDWRGHAAQVPLTAVRVMTPPPTGVGTRFVARSGVGRACFDDPMEVVGWEPPAGGRPGRCRLEKRGSVITGWAEIEVLPQGPGAVVVWVEQLHIRFLPRLLDPLVARAGRLVFGRALDGLLLGSSSHV